The DNA segment AAACCCAGGCGGGCCAACAACTTATCCAGGTGCTCCTCATTATCAGTCCTGCATTCAATAATCACTTCCTCCGTCGGACGGGCCAAAATTTCCGCGTTGGTAACACGCCACGGCAAAATCGCACACAGGATcgcatcaacatcagccaCCTTATCAGTCCCCTCAATAGTCCTCGGTCACCTGACTCCTTCAGCCTCCAATGCCTCCTCCCATTCCCGTGCAACAACCCAATCAACTCCCGAGTCTGACTCGCTAGTAGATGGCAGGGAGGCAGGAAACCCATGGAGCTTGGCATCCCTCAACGCTACCTCCTAACTCTCTTTATCGCAGGACCAACCTCGAAATTGACCCCCAAGCCCCTCAAATGAGCGAAGAAACTCGTAAGAGGGGTGGGAGATCCAGGCAAAGTCGTAATCTATTAGGGCGGTTATACGCCCCGACGTCTCGTCTAAATAAGACGTTGGTTGGGCCTAGATTGGGCATGGTCAGCTATCGACAAAGACAAGGGACAAGAGTCTGATATGGTTGGTATATCACTGAAATCACagtgcaccaccaccttgtcaTCCTTACCGCTCACTAACCGATGAACTGCTCACATACTCTGTCAAAGGTTTCCTGTGTCTTCACAATAATTACTGATGACTGCATCGTGATATATCTCAGCACCGGCGTTGCCAGCTATCGAGTGCGAACGGGTCACATTCTCCAGTGCATTTGGCATTGAAACATCACCATTTCAGGGGGGAGCTCAACCCTCACAACGACAAACTGTGGGCTGATTTGTATGATTGTGAGTACCCATGGCCACACTGTCCCGCGCAGGATACTTACTAATTATTTTTCCAGTTGGAATCTCCAGAATCAGCACGGAGGAGGCGAGACCAATGGAGAACAAGACACTTCCAATACCCGGCGATGATAGGTGGATATATTGTCCAGCTGGCTGCTTTCCACCAACTTCACTGCCTGGTATGATTAGTGATTCTCTTATTATTAGTCTTGAATCTTGATCGCTCGGGACTGGTTTCGCTGACATGCGGCAACAGAAAATGATACGAAAGGGCATCTATCGTGGGGTTGACAAGTCAAAACACGGATGACTTCGATGGGGATTGAGCACATAGATCACTGCATTGATATGCTACGCCAAAGCATTATGGTTAGTCGCAATCATCGACCCCTCAACCTTCTGGATATGTAGGTATCTAACATGGCAACCCCTCCTCGGTGTAGTAGCGACGTCACCCCACCACTTTTGCTCGGATGTCACTAAACACTCCCACGAAGGTCGTTGCCGAAGTCGTTCACAAATGTCGTAGTTTTTCCAAGATTCAGCAATGGGCTTGGAACAGGCGACTTATGCACAAGGTGGACAAGGATACTGTCGTCAAGGATGATCCTCTCGGCTGGAGGACGTATACTTACACCCCGTGAAGGAAGCACATGCGTGAGTCTTTTGCGAGGGTTCAGGGATACAACCAGTCAAGGTATGTGTTTTTGTGGAAACACTGCTGCGGTAGCTACGTGGCGTGGATTTGTTAAGCTTGTGGATTCATTTTCGATGACAAAAACACAGCCATGGagcccctcccaccccaagGCTTGGTTTTCAAAAGTGTCACCTGAACTGGGTGGGCCGCATTCTACACAGCACGCCGAATAAAATATGCTTCTCGAAACCAGCATGTCAGGGATTCTCGAACACCTGCCCAGGCAGCTGGGCATAGTAAGTTCCTGGTTGCATGATTCTTCAACACCGTTCGGCAAGCCCCGAGACAGCTACATACTGACCACCCCAGGGGCGGAGAGAGTCACCCGTGAAACGGACTAAGATATGGAATAAACCGCTGTCTTGAGCGGGACCAACGGGCATAACACATGCCTGGACACATGGCTGAGTCGTTGGGGGCAGTTTCCAACTTGTAAGGATTGAGGTTAGGTACCTACCATGAGTGAAACTAGGATTCCAAAGTCCGGTTACCAATCCTTTCAACATGCATTCTTCCTCGTCTCAATTCGCACAGCTATCACACACCACGCACGCTAACAACATTGTTATTTCTGAATACTAATAAAGGTGTAGATCCGTTGTCGGACCTAGAGAGGTCGCCCATGAGGTTTGATGCAGAGCTGGGGGAGCCGTCTGTTTTCAAGGGACAACCCCGGGAAGAGCTCGATGATATGTGGGACTCTCCGGTTGACCGTACGTACTCAAGTGCCCTAAACACCAAGTTAGCAGTGTGAGCATGCTGATGCGAAGCTCGTAGAACCAGTTATCTTGGTGAACAACGAAACACTTCAGGCGTTCGACCCAACATCCAAGCCTACGAAAAGCGCAAATCGGCACTACTACGCCCCGGCGGAGGTTTTTTCATCAGCTCCACTGCTTGAATATATCACCCGAAAGTTAATTTGGAGAAATCACTATCAGCATGTCGATACTTTCCAGGATCCGCCTGAAATGACCTGGGAACATGTTGATCGCTGCATCGATCTTCTTCGCCAGGTGCTCATGTGCCATGCCGATACTGGCCTTATCTTCTACACAGACCACGGGGATGCCCAGCCTGAGGCACGTGTATCTACAGTTCACATGTGTCGCAATTTCTCTCGTATCGTCAATTGGGTCAACGAGCACGACTCCTCGCTCGAGATATTTGCTGAGATTCTTTGAGGGCCAGGTGATCGGGAGAACATGTAGATAATTAGGTACTGTTAGAAACTGCTTATCCACGGCGGtcgagaagagaaaggcaaAGTGTCTAGTAACTAGAACAGTGGGTGATTTTGGCATTATATCCTAAAATAAAGATTAAGCATATGATGGATGACATGTGGTATCCTGCCATGACGATGTCAGTAGCAAAACACAAAGATTAATTGGGTAAGTAGGCTCAACACCAAACGGCCTGTAGAAAGGAGCTTCGGGAAGAGGTCCCGTACCATCATATTGGAGTATAGGGAACTGAATAAGGCCTGGACACAAACACGAATAGATTTCAGGTTCTTTTTCAAGTATGGCTTTTATATGAATATTTTGGGTAGACCTCACAAGCATCACAggcaccacaaccaccacaatcaTCACGAACATCACATACTAATCAACATCATATATAAACAGAATCAAAGAGTATCATGGCAACAGGGTATCTCCCTAATGTATTTATACTCCCATCGATACTCCTCATATCACTTCAAccttttccttccctcccgTCTATCCCACACACCCAATCAATCACTCCTCAGAATATAGCTTCCGCCtgcaaaaacaccaaaccgCCCTCATCCCCTTAGCGTTGTTGCCTGCTGCGTGCTCAACATACAACTtgaacaacaccacaccaacccccccccccctcccctcgctACCAAGAATAAAAACTTGAAGAATTAAGATATACACAATAGTAATAGTACAAGACTATTATCTCAAAGTAGAATCAGAAAGGAAGAACCGAACAGAAAAAGGAACCAGCTGTGAACAAAGATTGGGCCGCCactggggaaaaaaaaaaaaaaaaggtcgAATAGAAGAACACCGGGGCCgcgaaagaaaaagaagcgaaGAAACAGGTGAGGTAGCCGTGGCTCCATCATACGCCAGCTCCATGGTACAAACGCCTGATGCCTTGACGAAAAAaatagaaaaaaagaaaaaaagacaaaacgCAGCCTCTGGGTAAACAAGGTTAAGGTGTTCGACACCCGCATTGTTTCATGACTGCGTTGGAAGTGTatgtggttgggttggcgtATAAAGGGTTGCAAATATATGTACGTTGGTCTTTGCTTCGCCTTGTTGTAGTGTACCCGGTCGTGAAAAAAGTGTCATCTCTGTCTCATATGTACTGCCCACATgcccagaaagaaaaggaaacaaagGCCGTGGTCACAGATCAGGTTTTGCCAGCATCCCTGACGGCCCGCAtccacctctcctcttcaccgTTGCCGCCAACAACACGAGGTGCCTTTTGTTCTGATGAAAGGTTCAGCGTGGCCTGGACGTCCGCCATGTTCTTAGAACTGAGGAGCGTCATCTCATTTCTGAGGAGATAAGCCACGCCGGCACGGATCATGATGGCATCACCTTCAAAGACATAAACATCCCATAGCCGAGTGGCCTCGTCCAAGGCGAGCTGGCGGGTGAAAAGGGAGGTGAAGATTTCGGAAAGGTAGGCATCCGGGCTGTGGTCAGGGAGGTTCGTCAGATGGTCGCAGAGGTTGGGTGCCTTCTGGGCCAGAGTCTGCAGCAACAGGTTGTAGGCAGACGACTTGGCCCCGGCGTCAGATGCATAAAAGCTGAGTGGCAGGCCCCGATTAAGGACGTTGGCAAGTGCAATGAAGGCATCaactggggttgggaggttgagaagcAAAAGTGCCGCGATGGTCTGTTTTGTGGTTAGCATGagccaaaaagaacaagaaccgGTAAGCAACTCACGTTACACCCAGACACGTAGCCAATGTCACTGCGGTACATGGAATAAGCCTTCAACACATCGACCAAGCTCTGGTTGAGCGGGCCTCCAGGCTGGAAGATGCGAAGGTCTGGCCATGTTCGGTCCTGGACGTCCCTTCTGATCAAGTCAAACCAGCCAACAGCACGGGCATCTTCCATGCTGGCATGTCCAGACTTTGTCTTTGCTTCGGCGTCACGGGCACGGCTCAATGCAGCGTCAAAAGATGTCTTGGTCAGGCCCAAATCATTGCCAATCGCCCTGGTCCATACGGCTCCTCGACTCCGTGGTGCGATTCCTCGCCACCACATATCCCTCGTCCTGCGCTCGCGAACAGCCTCGTTCCACCGGGGCAAAATATCACGTTCCCAAATCGCCATCATGCTGTTTGCTGCGATATCACGGCACTCTGAGCGAACACGCTTCGCATCTTCCCGAcgcctctcggcctcctggCTTTGggccatcatcttctggTATTCCTTCAGGTGCCTGCGCTCCTCGGCAGGATCCTTGGGGGGAAGCCAAGATGGGCGGGTGCGGGATAAGACggcctctttttctttggaaATGGGTAATGGATCAATCATGATGTTGGATTTGCGGAGAGGGGGCAGTTCGGCAAACGCGGACTTGACTCTGGGCTTCGCATCCGTCTCGGAAAGCCTTCTGGGGGTAGGCATCGAGCCTGTGCTAGACCGTTGAGCTCTGTGCTCCAAATCCTCGGCATGCTCCTCAAGCTTCTCTGTGAGGGCCTTGGCGTCGGGGTTCAGGTCGTTCAAAACCGAGTTCCAGCTCTTGGATCTCGTAGCCACAGGGCTCGTCACCCtgctggaggcggcggaaCTGAGCGTGGAGAGGGCAGATTCGGATTTCCACATGGGGGATCGGAGGCAGCCTTGGGCCACGGCAACCGGAGGTGTACCATTTCCGAAACTGCGCACTCTCTCCTTGGGAGTTCGCTCTGGGGATGGCGTTTTTGACGAGGGCTGGCTTTTGGTGCGCTCACTGGGCGGCCTGGGCGAAAGGGGAACGTTGTCCAGAACAAGGCCGTCGGGAATGTCGTCtccgtcatcctcgtcgcaCTCCAGCTCGAGTTCCATGGCCGACTTGCGCTCTCGGTTGGACTGCCAGCTGCTTCGTCGTGGCTTCGGAGCAAGGTTGGTGTCTCGTGGGGCGAGTGTGAGCCCACCTGGACTGGGGCTTCTGAGCCGCGCAGTCAAGCTCAAAGCAGGACGCAGAGCGAGGTTGCGCATTGGCAGTGGGCTGGTTTGCGGTTCCGGCAAAGGCCCAAGGCTGTTCACGCGTCCATTGACAGCTCGCAGGCTGGAGCTCTGCAGTGGAGCGATACTGGGGCGCGATTTGACCGAAGATGCGGAATCCCGCTTTGAGCGTGTCCTGGAGGATTCGCGAGAGCTCTGGAGTCGTGGCGTCGAAGCCGACATGGGCCGCTTCGTAACGGATCGCGAATCGTAGGGATTTGTAATGCTCTTGGGGTCGGATAACCGTCGAGGATCGATTTGGCCGTCATCGAGCCCAATTTCTTCAAAGTGACTAACATCGGCAAGCACACTGCAGTCGTCCGAGGCAATggagctgagggaggaggatttcgAGGATTTGGAGGCCGTCATGCCCGGAGGCGAACCTGGACCGGGCAGGACGGCATCATGAACGGGTCTCTCATAgatcatcatcttggcatgatccaccaacaagaccgaTGTCGATATGCGAATTGGAAGGTTTTATTGTTTGGTTTCCTGAAGTCGAGAGTATGGATGCGACGGGAAGCGTCGCAGTGCAGTCGTTTCGGAGCCAACCGCTGGATTGACGATATGGCGCACGGCGTCTGAGCGGCAAACCCCTGAAATGCCGAGCAGATGTCTCACGATAGGGTTTGGGTCGAAGAGCGATTGGGCGACCGGAACAAACAAACGTGGCGCGCGACTCGGCTCGGAACaaaaagcagcagctggtGATATATTAACTACTCCGGTACGCAGGATGCTGTGAACAATTGATTTTCTTCGTATTATGCTGCGGGCGGCTGCAATAGTTATTATGTAGCGAATGTcgtggttgtgtggtgtggtgctatggtggtggctggtgtgggtgtgggatGAACGAGTGTCTGGCCGACGTCGAGGAGACGGACGGGCCTATTGTTTGTtaaagaagggaaaaaaaagagcgaCGTGTCGAAGGAATCAGGAATCAGGAATCAGGAATCAGGAAATCAGGatggagagaaggaaaaaaacgAGTCAAGATGCGGTGGGCGATGGGCGCGCAAATGACGAAGAAACTAACGGCGCAAGCGAGAAGGGGGTAAGAAAGCGCGGGTCCGGAAATCAGACCTGGCATCAAATGTGGGGCACAGCCTATGAAAAGCTGCCGCGAGCATCTCCCAAGATGAGCTAAAACCAAGGCACAAAGGGAAGCCAGGAACCGGTATCTCGATTGAGTGAGTCGTGATATCAGATGCAGACATTTCCctgtgttgttggagatAAGCGTGAAAATGCTCCAATCCGGTTGCGGCCGCCATCTGATATTATTCTTCCATCCGTCCATCCTTCCGGCCATGGTGGACAAAAACACCGGCCACGGTTAATACCCAACGGTACAAGCTGAACAGGCGACGGTGCCCCCGCCAGTAAAGTCATGACTTGTACTGCCTCCCCGGAACAGCGTACCCAGACCAGGCCCATGCAGAGCCACTTGTGCACTCCCGATTCATGAAGATATTCGGAGTCAGTCAGCGGCCTGCTCTgttccctccccaccaacaaggccACCGACAGCAGAGGTTGTGAAACAGGTGTGGGAGCAACGGTGAGGTGCGGAAACACTGTGGCTTGCAGCTTCACCACTCTGCCCGCGGGCCGGCTGTGGCGTCCGGATGCCCTCCATGAGGGAACACCCTCATTTCTCACCCCCAATCCCGATGCATTTCCCACTCTGTAAAAAATGTAGAAAGAGTGGACCGCAACTTCGTGAATAGAAATGCACCTTGAATACCTCCattttgcttttcttctttgttttttttcttctttttttctcatcGTTCCAGAATTGTGAGATGGAGCAATCGATCGGGGCCTGGAAATGAAGGAGGGGCGCGCCTAATCTCTGGACAGGGCCTGTGGCGGGGAAGACGTTGTTTGGGGATTCGGTGGTTTTATGCCACCGCCAGGCACAGCACCACAGAAACATCGCGCATAAACCGCAACGCCTTTCCACATTCCAgggtcctcctccatctccaactccccgcGTCTCACGATTGGCAACTTACATGTCGCACAGTAGGCTGGTCGGTtcggttgaggttgatgatcCTCGGGAGCTGATCTCGGGGGAGCAACCCGGGATTGCTGCGGTAGCAAGCAAACGGATCTCGCCGGTATCACCGTCTCGCCCACGATATCCACACTTCGGGCCCCGATTATTTTCAGTTCCTTTTGAGGTTGGCCACTGTTTCGCTCCACCGGCTTCAGCTGCTTTTACCAGTCGAAGGTCCTTCTCCACGATGGCTTCATGCAACGTTTGTCTGGTGTCACTCTGAAAAAGACGTTTTATATCAACGTCCTTTTTCtcatttctttttctccttttcctttttgccAGCCCTATCATGTCACCGTTTTCTTGCAACCAAGCAAAGTTGCTGATTTTGCAAAACTTAGCTCCCGGCTGGGCAAGCGGCATTACTCTAGAGAACCCACTGCTAGCTCTTGGCGACAATGACGGCTTCATCCATGAAGCATCTTCTGAACAAAGCTGTCAGACATAACTGACTTGGTAGTTATCTAAGCTAAGGGTCGGCAGGTGTTGAACTGGCCACTGGATGCTATTTCCAAAGTCCCTTGGTTTTACCTATCTGAAGGCACATAGCCTACTTCTCGACTCTTTGCTCTCTTGATCTTACTGGAGCCCCTGAACCCGCCATGAGCAGAACAAAAGTAGCGGAGACCATTCCTCCTGCATGGACCCAACGACGTCACAAGATGATATGCGATCGAGGAACAGTGTAGAGGAACAGTGTAGAGGAACAGTGtagaggaaggagcaaccATTTGTCTGTTTGGCAGGTCATCGAGTGGCCCCGTGATGCTCTTCGTTTGAGTCGCTCCAAGGCCCCATCTCAAAAGAtggtcgaccagcttctTCCTGGCTATTCAAGCCATGActtttcctctcctcaacGACTTGCCCTCCAGAAACACAACCAGCCCATCCAACACCTGCAGAGCAAACATCAAGATGTTCGCCTCTGTCAACACGCTTGCCATCGGGCTCttcgccctcaccacctccttgacCAGGGCTCAAGGAGGCCCGGGCTTCGAGAAATTCCACGACTTTTCCAAGACCtgcaccaacatcacccttGATGGTTACGGTCTTTCAGCTGACTGCACACCCCTTGACCCCTCCAAGCCTTTGGTCAAAAACCCCGTTACCGTGCTGGACTTCTGCGTTGGTTTCAACGACATCACTATGAAGCTCGCGGCCTCCATATATGGCAAGCTCAGCAGAGATTGCGACAAGTGCATCCTGACTGCCGATCCTGGGGCTATTCTACAGTGCGAGTGCGAGTTCTGGGACACGAACGAGGAGAAGTACGCGATCAAGAATGTGACAGGGGATCTGGGTAAGTTGTTATTTTCTCTCACTTCCAGACCTTGAATCGTGAAGACACTCACGACCAAAGGTTGCTAACAAAGTAAACTTACAACAGACACTGTC comes from the Podospora pseudocomata strain CBS 415.72m chromosome 5, whole genome shotgun sequence genome and includes:
- a CDS encoding hypothetical protein (EggNog:ENOG503P37E; COG:H) → MRFDAELGEPSVFKGQPREELDDMWDSPVDQPVILVNNETLQAFDPTSKPTKSANRHYYAPAEVFSSAPLLEYITRKLIWRNHYQHVDTFQDPPEMTWEHVDRCIDLLRQVLMCHADTGLIFYTDHGDAQPEARVSTVHMCRNFSRIVNWVNEHDSSLEIFAEIL
- a CDS encoding hypothetical protein (COG:T; EggNog:ENOG503NZ9T), which codes for MMIYERPVHDAVLPGPGSPPGMTASKSSKSSSLSSIASDDCSVLADVSHFEEIGLDDGQIDPRRLSDPKSITNPYDSRSVTKRPMSASTPRLQSSRESSRTRSKRDSASSVKSRPSIAPLQSSSLRAVNGRVNSLGPLPEPQTSPLPMRNLALRPALSLTARLRSPSPGGLTLAPRDTNLAPKPRRSSWQSNRERKSAMELELECDEDDGDDIPDGLVLDNVPLSPRPPSERTKSQPSSKTPSPERTPKERVRSFGNGTPPVAVAQGCLRSPMWKSESALSTLSSAASSRVTSPVATRSKSWNSVLNDLNPDAKALTEKLEEHAEDLEHRAQRSSTGSMPTPRRLSETDAKPRVKSAFAELPPLRKSNIMIDPLPISKEKEAVLSRTRPSWLPPKDPAEERRHLKEYQKMMAQSQEAERRREDAKRVRSECRDIAANSMMAIWERDILPRWNEAVRERRTRDMWWRGIAPRSRGAVWTRAIGNDLGLTKTSFDAALSRARDAEAKTKSGHASMEDARAVGWFDLIRRDVQDRTWPDLRIFQPGGPLNQSLVDVLKAYSMYRSDIGYVSGCNTIAALLLLNLPTPVDAFIALANVLNRGLPLSFYASDAGAKSSAYNLLLQTLAQKAPNLCDHLTNLPDHSPDAYLSEIFTSLFTRQLALDEATRLWDVYVFEGDAIMIRAGVAYLLRNEMTLLSSKNMADVQATLNLSSEQKAPRVVGGNGEEERWMRAVRDAGKT
- a CDS encoding hypothetical protein (COG:S; EggNog:ENOG503Q038); the protein is MQSSVIIVKTQETFDRAQPTSYLDETSGRITALIDYDFAWISHPSYEFLRSFEGLGGQFRALRDAKLHGFPASLPSTSESDSGVDWVVAREWEEALEAEGVRTIEGTDKVADVDAILCAILPWRVTNAEILARPTEEVIIECRTDNEEHLDKLLARLGF
- a CDS encoding hypothetical protein (EggNog:ENOG503P4NY; COG:S) translates to MILESPESARRRRDQWRTRHFQYPAMIGGYIVQLAAFHQLHCLRRHPTTFARMSLNTPTKVVAEVVHKCRSFSKIQQWAWNRRLMHKVDKDTVVKDDPLGWRTYTYTP
- a CDS encoding hypothetical protein (EggNog:ENOG503PZQR; COG:S) — encoded protein: MTFPLLNDLPSRNTTSPSNTCRANIKMFASVNTLAIGLFALTTSLTRAQGGPGFEKFHDFSKTCTNITLDGYGLSADCTPLDPSKPLVKNPVTVLDFCVGFNDITMKLAASIYGKLSRDCDKCILTADPGAILQCECEFWDTNEEKYAIKNVTGDLDTVFTNYDGTMSCVGTETESTPDDWTTTLAPTAFPTTFATSTTEISTQSK